From the genome of Triticum aestivum cultivar Chinese Spring chromosome 3B, IWGSC CS RefSeq v2.1, whole genome shotgun sequence, one region includes:
- the LOC123068454 gene encoding LEAF RUST 10 DISEASE-RESISTANCEUS RECEPTOR-LIKE PROTEIN KINASE-like 2.4, with protein MIASYGSLTPKRYMYSEVMKITSSRGNQLGKGGYGVVFKGRLHDGRLVAVKFLHDCKGNGDEFVNEVMSIGRTSHVNVVSLCGFCLEGSKRALIYEYMPNGSLDKFIYSENPKEILGWERLYAIALGIARGLEYLHHSCNTRIVHFDIKPQNILLDKDFNPKIADFGLAKLCHTKESKLSMTGARGTIGFIAPEVHSRTFGVVSTKSDVYSYGMMLLEMVGGRRNVKSTVAKSSEKYFPDWIYDHFAQDDGLQACEVTGETEEIARKMTLIGLWCVQILPAYRPTITKVLEMFERSSDDMDMPPKQNFSGLLESSAQNMDVQSSSSNKSEEIGLVNSKILQKSPTL; from the exons ATGATAGCATCGTATGGATCCCTAACTCCAAAAAGATACATGTATTCAGAGGTAATGAAGATAACTTCTTCTCGCGGCAATCAGCTTGGAAAAGGTGGTTATGGTGTGGTCTTCAAAGGAAGACTACATGATGGTCGTCTGGTTGCTGTGAAATTCTTGCATGACTGCAAAGGAAATGGGGACGAGTTTGTGAATGAGGTTATGAGCATTGGAAGGACCTCGCATGTTAATGTTGTTAGCTTATGTGGGTTTTGTTTGGAGGGATCAAAACGAGCTCTTATATATGAGTACATGCCCAACGGTTCCTTGGATAAGTTCATTTACTCAGAGAACCCCAAAGAAATTTTAGGATGGGAGAGGCTCTATGCGATAGCACTCGGGATTGCTCGTGGCCTCGAATACTTGCACCATAGCTGTAATACACGTATCGTCCATTTTGATATCAAGCCCCAAAATATCCTTCTAGACAAGGATTTTAATCCGAAGATTGCTGATTTTGGTCTAGCTAAATTGTGTCATACAAAGGAGAGCAAGCTTTCAATGACTGGTGCTAGAGGAACAATTGGATTCATCGCTCCAGAAGTTCACTCTCGAACATTTGGAGTGGTTTCAACAAAGTCAGATGTttatagttatggaatgatgcTTTTGGAGATGGTTGGAGGAAGGAGAAATGTAAAATCAACTGTTGCAAAATCCAGTGAAAAGTATTTTCCCGACTGGATTTATGATCACTTTGCGCAAGATGATGGATTACAAGCATGTGAAGTCACAGGAGAAACTGAGGAAATCGCAAGAAAGATGACATTAATTGGATTGTGGTGCGTACAGATATTGCCTGCATATCGTCCTACCATAACCAAAGTTCTAGAAATGTTCGAGAGAAGCTCAGATGACATGGACATGCCACCGAAGCAAAACTTCTCTGGATTGCT TGAAAGTTCAGCTCAAAATATGGATGTACAAAGTTCAAGTTCTAACAAATCTGAGGAGATCGGCCTTGTGAAttcaaaaatcctacaaaaatcgcCAACTCTTTGA